The Achromobacter deleyi region CGCGCGAGCGCTTCCTGTCGGCGGCCAGGCCGCTGGCCGCGCACGTCCAGTCCTATGCCATCGATCCCCAGGGCAGCCAGGATGAGCCGCTGGCCACCGACGTGGCGCTGATCGGCGACGCCGACGCCAGGCGCCTGCTGATCATGACGTCGGCCACGCACGGGGTCGAGGGCTTTTGCGGGTCGGGGTGCCAATTGGCCCTGCTGGACGACGCGCCCCTGCTGGAGCGCGCGCGCCGGGCGGGCGTGGCGCTGCTGCTGGTGCATGCGGTGAATCCATACGGGTTCTCGTGGATCGCGCGCACGGATGAAGGCAATGTGGACCTGAACCGCAATGCGCAGCCCTTCGACGGCCAGCCCCTGCCGGCCAACCCCGGCTATGGTGAGATCCATGGCCTGCTGCTGCCGAGCGAATGGCCGCCGACCGAGCAGAATCGCCAGGCCATCGCCCGGCATCTGGAAAAGCACGGCCTGCCCGCCACCACGCAAGCCGTCTCGCGCGGGCAGTACACGCATGCCGATGGCCTGTTCTACGGCGGCGACCGCCATGCGCCGTCGCTGCTGAATCTGCGCGCGATCCTGCAGGCGCATGCCAGCCGCTATGGGCAGATCGGGTGGATCGACGTGCATACGGGGCTGGGGCCGCGCGGCCACGGAGAGAAGATCTACGCCGGCCGGCGCGACGACGCCGAAGTGGCGCGCGCGCGCCAGTGGTGGGGCAGCGACATTGCCGTACCTTACCAAGGCAGCTCCGCGTCGGTGGATATCACCGGGCATCTGGCCGGGCTGATCTATCAGGTTTGCCCGGATTCCGTGCCAACCTTGATGGCGCTGGAGTTCGGCACCTTGCCATGGGAAGGGGTGGTGCACGCACTGCGCGGCCGCAACTGGCTGCGCGCGCATCCCGAAGCCGGCGACACGCTGCGCCGCGAGATCCTGCAGGCCACCCTGGATGCGTTCTATTGCGGCCAGGAAGACTGGCAGGGCATGGTGCTGGGCCAGAGCCGCGTGGCGGTGCTGCAGGCGCTGTGCGGCCTGGAAGCGGGGCAATAGCCTTCAAGCAGGGCGGCTGGCGCCGACCCTGTCTTGCGCAATTTCTGAAATGTTATATCATTCGCGAATTATTTGTAATGATATAACATCCGAGAGAGCGAAGATGAAAGGCAAGAAGCTGGGGATAAAGAGAGAAAGCGGCAGAGCCATTTCGGCACGGACGAGCCGCCGGGCCACCCTGAAGCCCCTGGTGTGCTCATTGATGCTGATGGCGCCCGTCGCGCAGGCCGAAACCGAAGCGGAGTCCATGCAGACCAGGACGGTGGCGCCGATCACGGTGTCCGCCAATCCCCTGGGGCTGGATCTGAACAGCACCACCTTGCCGGCCTCGGTGCTGGAAGGCGACGCGCTGATCGAACAGCGCAGCGGCACGCTGGGCGAGACGCTCAAGAACCTGCCCGGCGTCAACAGCGACACCTTCGGCGGCGGCGCCAGCCGTCCGGTGATTCGTGGCCAGACTGCTCCGCGCGTGAAGGTGCTTTCGGATGGTTCCGAAGTGATGGACGCATCGGGGATTTCTCCCGATCACGCGGTGACCGTGGAACCGCTGCTGGCCGAGCGCATCGAGGTGCTGCGCGGCCCGGCCACCTTGCTGTATGGGGGGGGCGCGATCGGCGGCGTCGTCAACGTGGTGGACAAGAAGATCCCGACCGAGGTGCCGGAGAAGGGCATTGCGGCCGAGGCGGAGTTGCGCGGCGCGACGGGCACCAAGGAACGCGCGGGGGCAGTGGGCATCACGGCCGGCGAAGGCCAGTTCGCGGTACGGGTGGAAGGCATGAAGCGGCGCACCAGCGACTACGACGTGCCCGACTGGCCCGGCGGCAAGCTGGAGGGCTCTTACAGCGAATCGACGCAGGGGTCGGTCGGCATGTCGTGGATTACGCCCCGCGGCTACGTCGGCCTGGCCTTCACGCATCTGGAAAGCGAGTATGGCCTGCCCGGCCACAACCATGAGTATGAAGGCTGCCACCCGCACGGCACGCACCTGCATTGCGGCGGCCACGACCATGACCACGAAGGCGAAGAAGCGGATCATGACCACGACCATGAGCATGGCGGCGTGCCCTATGTGAAGCTGCGCAGCAACCGCCTGGACCTGCGCGCCGAATACCAGGATCCGTTCGCCGGATTCGAGAAGATCCGCGTGCGTGGCGGGCTGACGGACTATCAGCACGACGAAATCGAGGGCGGCGAAGTCGGCACCCGCTTCAAGAACAAGGGCTACGACCTGCGGGTGGAACTGCAGCACAAGCCCATCGCGGGCTGGCGCGGCGTGGTGGGCATGCAAAATGCCTACAGTGACTTCCGCGCCGACGGCGAAGAGGCCTTCCTGCCACGCAGCAGGACACGTTCGAACGGCCTGTTCGTGCTCGAGGAGTACCAGCTGAAGGACTGGCGCTTCGAGCTGGGCGCGCGCCAGGACTGGCAGCGCATCTCGCCCGAGGGCGGCGCGCCGCGCAACAGCCTGTCGGGCACTTCCCTGTCGGCCGCGGCCATCTGGGACTTCGCGCCGCAATATTCGGTGGCGCTGTCGCTGTCGCGCTCGCAGCGCCTGCCCACCGCCCAGGAGCTGTACGCCGACGGCGTCCACCTGGCCACCAATACCTATGAACTCGGCAATGCCGATCTGACCCGGGAAACCTCGCACAACATCGACCTGACGCTGCGCAAGCACTCGGGCGACACCACGTTCTCCGCCAGCGTGTTCCACAATCGTGTGAAGAATTACATCTACGCCGACACGCTCGACCGCTACGAGAACTTCCGTCTTATCGAGTACACGCAGCGCGACGCGGAATTCACGGGCGTGGAAGGCGAGCTGCGGCACCAGTTCACCCCGGTGTTCTCGGCCGCGGTATTCGGCGACTATGTGCGCGGCAAACTGACCGGCGGTGACGGCAACCTGCCGCGTATTCCGGCTGCCCGCGCGGGTGTCCGCGGCAATGTGAAGTGGGAGCAGTGGTCGGGCGGCGTCGAATACGCGCGCGTGTTCGCGCAAAAGGACATTGCCGACTATGAGGAAAGCACCCCGGGCTACAACATGGTCAACGCCGTGGTGGCCTATCGCGGGCAGTACGGCGCGACCGGCTATGAAGTCTACCTGCGGGGCACCAACCTGCTGAACAAGCTGGCGTACAACCATGCGTCGTTCATCTCGTCGGTAGCGCCCTTGCCCGGCCGCAGCGTGATGCTGGGCGTGCGCATGACGTACTGATATTGTTGGGGGCGGCGCCGGGCTGTGATATTTTCCCCGGATGCCGCCGCTGGCGGCGGCTGAATGCGCCACGGAGCCCGCCATGCTGAAGTTCGCCGCCAATCTGTCGATGATGTACACGGAACATGCGTTCCTGGACCGCTATGCGGCCGCCGCCGCGGACGGCTATGCGGGAGTGGAATGCATGTTTCCGTACGAGGCTCCCGCCGCTTTCGTGCGCGAGCGCATGGATGCGGCCGGCGTGACGCAGGTGCTTTTCAACGCGCCGCCCGGCGTCACCGCGCGAGGTGAACGCGGCCTGGCGGCCTTGCCTGGCCGGCAGGATGAATTCAAGGCGGGCATCGAGCAGGCGCTGTCCTACGCCACGGCGCTGTCTTGCTCCAATGTCCATGTGATGGCGGGCCTGGTCCCGGACGGCGTGTCGCGGCCGGCGATGCTGGGCTGCTACCAAGACAACCTGGACTGGGCGGCCCGCGAGGCGCGCTCGGCCGGCGTCACCTTGCTCATCGAGCCGATCAATACGCGCGATATTCCCGGCTACTTCCTCAACCGCCAGGATGAAGCGCATGCCGTCGTGCAGGCGGTCAACGCGCCCAACCTCAAGGTGCAGATGGACCTTTACCACTGCCAGATCGTGGAAGGCGACGTCACCACGAAGCTTCGGCAATATGTGCCCACCGGCCGGGTGGGTCATGTGCAGATCGCCGGCGTGCCCCTGCGCCAGGAACCGGACCGCGGCGAACTGGATTACGGCTGGGTGTTCAGCGTGCTGCGCGAGCTGCGTTACGGCGGCTGGATCGGCTGCGAGTACCGGCCGGCGGGTTCGACCTCCGCGGGCTTGCGCTGGCTCACCGCGGCCCGCGCGTAAGCGTTCCGCCGATGGCCAGACCCTTGCGTTTCCTTGGAGACAACTTCATGTTCAAAGGCATGCTCCGCGCGCTGCTGGCCGTGGCGCTGACAGGCACTGCCGTCATCCCGGCCGCGTCCCCGGCGGCCGGCTATCCCGACCGTCCCATCCGCTGGCTGGTGCCGTTCAGCGCGGGTGGGGGCAGCGATATCGCCACGCGCATCGTCGCCAGGCATGTGGGCGAAGCCCTGGGGCAGCCGGTGGTGGTCGAGAACCGGCCGGGCGCCGCCACGATTGTTGCGGCGCAAGAAACCGCCCGCGCCGCTCCTGACGGCTACACGCTGCTGACCGCGGGCATGAGCACGCTGGCGCTCAATCCCTGGCTGTACGGCAAGCTGCCCTACGATCCGCAAAAGAACCTGACGCCGGTATCCACGCTGGTGGCCCTGCCCATCGTGCTGGTCGTGGCCCCCGATTCCGGGCTGCACACCCTGGCCGATGTCACGGCCTACCTGAAGCGCGACCAGCCGGGCAGCTATGCGTCCCTGGGCGTCGGCAGTCCGCACCATCTGGCGATGGAGCTGTTCCTGGAAACCATCAAGGGCCAGGCCACGGCAATCCCCTACAAGGGCACACCGCCCGCCTTGCAGGATGTGGCCGCCGGCGTGGTGCCCATGATGATGGCTGACCTGGCCGCCGCCCGACCGCTGATCCTGGCGGGCAAGCTGCGCGCCATTGCCGTGCCGGCCGCGCGGCGGTCGGAACAGCTGCCCGAGGTACCGACATTCGCCCAGGCGGGGGGGCCGGCCTTCGAAGCCGCGGCGTGGCAGGGCGTGGTGGCGCCAGCCGGCACGCCGGCTCCCATCGTCGAGACACTGAGCCGGGCGATCGTGCAGGCGCTGCAATCGCCCGACGTGGTGCAGCAGCTGACCTTGCAGGGCATGGAGCCCACGGGCAGCACGCCCGGCGCGTTCGCCGACTATGCGCGCCAGGAGTACCAGCGCTGGGGCGCGGTCATCCGCCACAAGGGCATTTCGGCGGAGTGAACGGCCACGGTAACAGCCGCGGCAAGGTGTAACCGGCGCTGCCGGCCCGGCGGAGGCGGGCGTACGATAAAGCCATATCGTTCCTGTCCGGGTGCCCGGGCGAGGAGATTGCCATGTCTCTCATCGTAGCGGCCCGCTTCGAGGGCTTCGAGGCGGCGCAGGGCGCGGTCCAGCGCCTGGGCCTCAGCGGCTTTCCCGAATGGGATATCCATACCTTCTACGTCAATCCCGCCGGCGAGCACGGACGCTACCCGTTTGGCGGCGACCGCCGTTCCGATCCGGACTCGGGGCGCGCCGACATGGGCGCGTATCTGGGCGCGGGCGGGGTGGGCGCCGTATTTGCCGTGGTTGGCGGTTTCGTGGCGGCGGAGCTCAGCGATTCGGTTGCGGCGATCCTGGCCGCGGCGGGCGTGGGGGCCTACCTGGGATCGCTCTTTGGCGCGCTCTGGGTGACGGGCCACGGCACGACCCAGCACGGCCACTTCAACCCGGACGCCCATGCCGAAGTTCGCAAGGCCGGCGTGATGGTCGCCGTGCGGACCCGTCCGCAGCGCGAAATGCTGGCGTGCCGCATCCTGCGCGATGCCGGCGGCGCCGACGTCGAGCACGCCAATGGCCATTGGCGCAACAACCATTGGGAAGACTTCGACGCGCTGTCGCCGCCGCAACGCGAGCCCGGTTTTGGCTGAACGCCGGAACGGCGAGGACCAATGCGAGGCTCTCTTTGGTGTGAACGGGGCCTAGTCGGGCGCGGGCACGGGAGGCTTGCGGCTGCGCTGCGCCGTCGCCGCGCAACCCGCGGAGGCCACGATGATGCCGCAGATGGCCAGCCATTGCGTCTGGGTCAGGTGTTCGTTCAGCACGATCACGCCGGCCAGCGCGCCCATGGCGGGTTCCATGCTGAGCAGCACGCCGAAGGTCTTCTGCGGCAGGCGGCGCAACGCCACCATTTCCAGCGAGTAGGGCAGCGCGCTGGACAGCACGCCCACGGCAATGCCGGCCAGCACCAGCTTGGGGTCAAGCAGGGCCATGCCCGCGTGCGCCGCGCCGACCGGCAGCGCGACCATGGTTGCCGCCAGCAGTCCCAGCGACGTCGCCTGTCCGCCGTGGACGTTGCCGGCCATCTTGCCGAAGATGATGTAGAGCGCCCAGCAGACGGCGGCGGCCAGGGCGTAGGCGATGCCCTCCGGATCCAGGTCGTGGACGGATTGCCCGGTTGGAATCAGCAGCACCAGCCCGACCAGCGCGCAGCCGATCCAGACGAAGTCGATGGCGCGCCGCGACAGCACGACGGCCAGCGTCAGGGGGCCGGTGAATTCAATGGCGATGGCCACGCCCAGCGGCAAGGTGCGCAGCGCCATATAGAACAGCAGGTTCATGCAGGCCAGGGTGACGCCGTACAGGGCGATCTTGGCCGCGTTGCCGCGCGTCAGGGGAAAGCGCCAGGGGCGCCAGAACGCCAGCAGAATGATGGCGCCGATGACGATGCGATAGGCCGTCGTGCCCTGCGCGCCGACCTCTGGAAACAGCGACTTGGCGAATGAGGTGCCGATGCACAGGGATGCCATCGCGCCGATCAGCGACAAGGTGGGCAGCAGGGTGGAGGACGAGGCGTTGTGTCCGTTGTTCAAGGTCGCGGCGGTCATGGGGACGGGTGTGGCGCAATGCGTGGGGCGGTTCGGGGAAAAGCGATGGGGGCCTCGGGGGCCGGGCGTTCAAGGCGCCGGATTCATCGCCGTGGAGTAAAGCACATATAGGGCCAGCCCGAGCATGATGGCGCCCAGCAGGCCTTGCTGCATCCGCAGGAACCACGGATTGCGCCCGACCCAGCCACGGATGCGCGACGCGCCATAGGCAAAGAAGCTGCCATAGGGCAGGCTGAGCGCTTTCATCGTGACGCCCAGCACCAGCATCTGGAGCCAGACCGGTCCGTTGTCCGGATTGGTGAACTGCGGCAGGAAGGCGATCATGAACAGCAGCACCTTCGGGTTCAGCAGATTCGTGACGAAGCCTTGCCAGAATGCATCGCGGGCGTCGCCCGGACGCGCCGTCAAGGACACGTCGGCGGAACGCGCGCACCGGATCATCGCCTTGATGCCCAGGTAGCCCAGGTACAGGCCGCCGGCGGCCTTGATGCCGACGAACAGCGTCGGAAAGGCGCGCAGCACGGACGCCAGGCCCAGCACCACGGCCGGCACCTGGATGAAGCCGGCCGCCACATTGCCCAGCACGCTATGGAATGCAGGCCGGAATCCCTGCGTCATGCCCCGCGACAGCGTCAGCGCCATGTCCGGGCCGGGGGTGAGCTTGAGCGCCGCGTCGGCGGCGAGGAAGAGCAGGAAAAGCTGGAGTGAGGGCATTGCGGGAGACGGCTGAGAATCCCGCGTTGCGGGTGTAGGGATCTCAGTGTAAGCAAGCCGCCTGAATATTTCCTGCGTCCGGAAGGGGGGAAATGAAGTTTCCCGTCGAAATGGGGCCGGACTCCGTCGCGGCCGCGTTTAGAATCTGCCGATAGCCGTATCCGGCATGATCCCCAGCGTTCCGAGATCCCCATGGAACTAGACGATTTCGACCTACAGATCCTGCAAAGCATGCAGGAAGACAACCAGCGCACCAGCCAGGATGTCGCGCAACGCGTGAACCTGTCGCCCGTGTCCTGCCTGCGCCGCATGAAGCGGCTGCGCGAATCCAAGGTGGTGACCGCGGATGTGTCGGTGGTGGACCCCGCCGCCCTGGGGCGAGGCATCACGATGGTGGTGCTGGTGACGCTGGAGAGCGAGCGGGCCGATAAGCTGGACCAGTTCAAGCGCGCCATGCAGGGCGCGCCCGAGATCATGCAATGCCTGTCGGTGACGGGCGAGGTCGATTTCGTGTTGACCCTGACCATGCGCGACATGGCCGAGTATGAGGTTTTCGCGCAGCGCCAATTCTGGGGCAATCCCAACGTCAAGCGCTTTTCCACATTGGTGGTGATGAACCGTGTGAAGTATGGGATGACAGTGCCGGTGACGACGGCGGCTTGAGGTTTTGCCGGGCTGTCCTGGGCGCCTGCAGCCGTTGCACCAGCCGCCGGCTCAACCCGGCTCGGACGGAGGCCGGGGTGGCGGCGGGCTGGCCGCCAGGGCGCGGCCGGCATCCTCCGACACGCTGCGCAGGTGCAGATCCTGCTGCGGGCGCGGAATCTCGATCCCGGCCTGCCTCAGCGCGTCATACATCCGCGTCAGCAGGTCGCTGCGGATATCGATCCAGCGATCGAAGTCGTAGGTCCACGCGCGTACGCTGAAATCCAGCGTGCTGGCGCCAAAACCCATGAACAGCACCGCGGGCGCGGGCTCGGTCACGATGCCCGGCGTCTGCCGCGCCACCCCGTCCAGCAGTTCGATCACCTGCCTGGGTTCCGTGCCGTAGGCCAGGCCGATGCTGGCTTCGATGCGCCGGCTGCGGTCCAGCATCGTCCAGTTGGTCAGCTTGTCGGATAGCAGGGTGCCGTTGGGCACGATCACATCCGCGCCCTCAAAGGTCTTGATGCGGGTGGCGCGCATGCCGATGTCCCGCACCTGTCCCGACGTGCCGCTGATATCCACGACGTCGCCGGGCTGGATCGGCCGCTCGAACATCAGGATCAGGCCCGACACGAAATTGTTCACCACGTTTTGCAGGCCGAAGCCGATACCCACGCCCAGGGCGCCAAACACGATGGTCAGCTGGCTGGTCTGGAAGCCGGCCGCGGACAGGGCGATGCCCAGACCCAGCAGCAGCACCAGGTAGTACGTCAGCGAGGCGATGCTGTTGCCCACGCCGCGCGGCAGCGACATGCGGGTCAGCACCTCGTCGTGCAGGATCAGGCGTATCGTGCGAGCGGCCCAGAACGCGATCAGCACCGAGATCACGAACACCAGGATATTGCCCAGGCTGATCGAGATCTGGCCGAACGCCAGCGTGTAGGACAGCACTTGCGTCACGATGGCGTAGGTGGAGCGCAGCACGCGGAAGCGGTCCATCGTGTACACCACCCAGCCCACCACCGCGGCGGCCGTCACCAGGCGTATCAGCAGCTGCACCAGCGGAGGGGCATGCTCGCGCGCCAGCCGGAAGCGCGATATGCCCTGGCGCGCCAGCAGGAGTTGCAGCAGGGTGATGATGACGGTCACGCCGGCGTAGAGCACCAGGCCGAAATAGCCGCTGCCGATGATGCCGCTGGTCAGCATTTCGGACAGGGAAACGTTGCCGAACAGATTGGCGATCAGCGACACGCACAGCAGGAACGCGGCGCCCCAGGCCACGGCGCGCAACGCCCGGACCAGCCGCTCGGACTCGGGGGGATGCGCCTGGCGCCGGTCGCGCGCCAGCAGCCACAGGATGGCCGCCAGCGCCGCGGCGGCCAGCGCGACGGTCGAGAGCCGGTAGAACAGGGTGTTGGCCAGGAACAGGAAGCCCAGCCGTTCCGCCAGGAACAAGGCGGTGATCGCGTAAGGCCAAAGATCCAGCTGGCGACGGCTGGAGGGGGGCAGCAGGCGCAGCACGGGCGCGGCCGCCAGCACCAGCGCAACCTGCTGCACCATCAGCGGCGCGTCGGGCTCCAGGGCCAGGACGCCCAGCATGGCGAGCAGCAGCCAGGTGGACAGCGGTCTTCCCAGTACGCCGGCGGCCGTCTCGCTCATCACGCCGGCGCGGATCGCGTTGCGGCTCTTCCTGGCCAGCCAAAGCAGCAGCGGCAGCAGCAGCACTTGCAGCACATGCAGGGCGCGCTGATTGCCGCTGCCCGCCGCGGCGTAATCGCGCGCGAAGCGCGCTTCGATGTCCAGCCCGGCGCGCAGCATGGCCAGCGTGTTCTCGCCGGAGTCGGCCGTCTGTCCCAGCGCCCAGAGCGGCGGCGAATCCACGCGCAGCAGGCGGGCGTCGACGTAGTCGATGGCCTCGGCCACCGAGCGCTGGCCGGCCCTGATCTGCTCCTCGATGGTGTTGGCGCGCTGTTCGAGCTCGGCCTGGCGGGACAGCGGGCCGGACAGGGCCTGGCCGGCCGCCGACAACTGTGCCACGACCATGTCCACGCGGTCGGCCAAGGCTGCCGGCAGACCCGCGGCGCCGGGCGCGTCCTTGATCGCCTGCCAGGCCGCGCGGCGGCGCAGCAGTTCCGCCGCGTCGCTGGCGTACCAGGCGGTCGCCTGTCGCATGTCGGCCTGCCAGTGGGCCAGCCGACGGGCGTCAAACAGCCAATGCCGCTCCAGGCTCTCCAGCCGCATGATGGGCAGGTCGCGAAGCTGGGCGGGCTGGAATTCGTAGAGCTTTTCGTCGGCGGACTTGGCGATCGCATCCAGCGCTGGCATCAGCACGGCGACGGGGTCGGCCGTGGCGGCGCGCTGGAGCACCCCTTCGGCGTAGCGCAGATCCGTATCCGCGCGCATCGGAATGTCCGCCATCTGTATCGCGGCCGGCGGCTGCGCCGCGGGCTCGGCAGGGGCGGGCGCGTCCGCCGCATGCGCCGGGCGCGCCAATCCCAGGGCCAGTCCAAACAAGCAGAAGAGAACTCGTGCGCGAACGCGCATATCGCGACTCCGTTTGGGGGCTACGGACTGGGGGGCTACGGACTTGGGGCTAAGGCCTTGTGGAATACGGATTTGGGCGCTAAGGACTTGCGGCTACGGGTGGATAACCGAAGAGCGGCGGCATCTCACGATATCGCGAATCGCGGCGCGCTTGAAGGGGGAGGTGCAGAAGGAGAAGAGAAGGTCGGCGTGCGCCGAAGCGGCTCGATGCGGGTTGCGCCGTGGGGTTGCACCGCAGGGTTGCGTCGCAAAGCAAAAAGCCCAGCCGTATTTTGGTACGGGCTGGGCTTTTTTAATTCTGGTGGCCTGGGGCGGAATCGAACCACCGACACAAGGATTTTCAATCCTCTGCTCTACCGACTGAGCTACCAGGCCAACGAAGTCCGCAACTATACACAATTTTTTGAGCTTGTGCCAGCCGGAGCGAAAAAAGTTGGAATATTTTTCGCATCGGACCCCAAGCCACGGATCGCCGCTGGCCGGGCAACTGTTGGTTGGACGGCACGGAAGGTGCGACCCAGGGTCGCGGTTGGGCCAGGGATTGGCCTGGGGATAACCCGCAGGGGTATAATCATTAGCGGTCTGCTGTTACGGCTTGACGGTTGCGCCCGCTTGATGCGCGACAATCCCGCCGTAGCGCTTTGTTCTTATAGTGGCAGTTCTTAACGCTTAGCCGCGG contains the following coding sequences:
- a CDS encoding M14 family metallopeptidase produces the protein MQAMNRYFSESYAQARERFLSAARPLAAHVQSYAIDPQGSQDEPLATDVALIGDADARRLLIMTSATHGVEGFCGSGCQLALLDDAPLLERARRAGVALLLVHAVNPYGFSWIARTDEGNVDLNRNAQPFDGQPLPANPGYGEIHGLLLPSEWPPTEQNRQAIARHLEKHGLPATTQAVSRGQYTHADGLFYGGDRHAPSLLNLRAILQAHASRYGQIGWIDVHTGLGPRGHGEKIYAGRRDDAEVARARQWWGSDIAVPYQGSSASVDITGHLAGLIYQVCPDSVPTLMALEFGTLPWEGVVHALRGRNWLRAHPEAGDTLRREILQATLDAFYCGQEDWQGMVLGQSRVAVLQALCGLEAGQ
- a CDS encoding TonB-dependent receptor domain-containing protein produces the protein MLMAPVAQAETEAESMQTRTVAPITVSANPLGLDLNSTTLPASVLEGDALIEQRSGTLGETLKNLPGVNSDTFGGGASRPVIRGQTAPRVKVLSDGSEVMDASGISPDHAVTVEPLLAERIEVLRGPATLLYGGGAIGGVVNVVDKKIPTEVPEKGIAAEAELRGATGTKERAGAVGITAGEGQFAVRVEGMKRRTSDYDVPDWPGGKLEGSYSESTQGSVGMSWITPRGYVGLAFTHLESEYGLPGHNHEYEGCHPHGTHLHCGGHDHDHEGEEADHDHDHEHGGVPYVKLRSNRLDLRAEYQDPFAGFEKIRVRGGLTDYQHDEIEGGEVGTRFKNKGYDLRVELQHKPIAGWRGVVGMQNAYSDFRADGEEAFLPRSRTRSNGLFVLEEYQLKDWRFELGARQDWQRISPEGGAPRNSLSGTSLSAAAIWDFAPQYSVALSLSRSQRLPTAQELYADGVHLATNTYELGNADLTRETSHNIDLTLRKHSGDTTFSASVFHNRVKNYIYADTLDRYENFRLIEYTQRDAEFTGVEGELRHQFTPVFSAAVFGDYVRGKLTGGDGNLPRIPAARAGVRGNVKWEQWSGGVEYARVFAQKDIADYEESTPGYNMVNAVVAYRGQYGATGYEVYLRGTNLLNKLAYNHASFISSVAPLPGRSVMLGVRMTY
- the otnI gene encoding 2-oxo-tetronate isomerase, producing the protein MLKFAANLSMMYTEHAFLDRYAAAAADGYAGVECMFPYEAPAAFVRERMDAAGVTQVLFNAPPGVTARGERGLAALPGRQDEFKAGIEQALSYATALSCSNVHVMAGLVPDGVSRPAMLGCYQDNLDWAAREARSAGVTLLIEPINTRDIPGYFLNRQDEAHAVVQAVNAPNLKVQMDLYHCQIVEGDVTTKLRQYVPTGRVGHVQIAGVPLRQEPDRGELDYGWVFSVLRELRYGGWIGCEYRPAGSTSAGLRWLTAARA
- a CDS encoding Bug family tripartite tricarboxylate transporter substrate binding protein; the protein is MFKGMLRALLAVALTGTAVIPAASPAAGYPDRPIRWLVPFSAGGGSDIATRIVARHVGEALGQPVVVENRPGAATIVAAQETARAAPDGYTLLTAGMSTLALNPWLYGKLPYDPQKNLTPVSTLVALPIVLVVAPDSGLHTLADVTAYLKRDQPGSYASLGVGSPHHLAMELFLETIKGQATAIPYKGTPPALQDVAAGVVPMMMADLAAARPLILAGKLRAIAVPAARRSEQLPEVPTFAQAGGPAFEAAAWQGVVAPAGTPAPIVETLSRAIVQALQSPDVVQQLTLQGMEPTGSTPGAFADYARQEYQRWGAVIRHKGISAE
- a CDS encoding EamA family transporter; this encodes MTAATLNNGHNASSSTLLPTLSLIGAMASLCIGTSFAKSLFPEVGAQGTTAYRIVIGAIILLAFWRPWRFPLTRGNAAKIALYGVTLACMNLLFYMALRTLPLGVAIAIEFTGPLTLAVVLSRRAIDFVWIGCALVGLVLLIPTGQSVHDLDPEGIAYALAAAVCWALYIIFGKMAGNVHGGQATSLGLLAATMVALPVGAAHAGMALLDPKLVLAGIAVGVLSSALPYSLEMVALRRLPQKTFGVLLSMEPAMGALAGVIVLNEHLTQTQWLAICGIIVASAGCAATAQRSRKPPVPAPD
- a CDS encoding LysE family translocator, whose translation is MPSLQLFLLFLAADAALKLTPGPDMALTLSRGMTQGFRPAFHSVLGNVAAGFIQVPAVVLGLASVLRAFPTLFVGIKAAGGLYLGYLGIKAMIRCARSADVSLTARPGDARDAFWQGFVTNLLNPKVLLFMIAFLPQFTNPDNGPVWLQMLVLGVTMKALSLPYGSFFAYGASRIRGWVGRNPWFLRMQQGLLGAIMLGLALYVLYSTAMNPAP
- a CDS encoding Lrp/AsnC family transcriptional regulator codes for the protein MELDDFDLQILQSMQEDNQRTSQDVAQRVNLSPVSCLRRMKRLRESKVVTADVSVVDPAALGRGITMVVLVTLESERADKLDQFKRAMQGAPEIMQCLSVTGEVDFVLTLTMRDMAEYEVFAQRQFWGNPNVKRFSTLVVMNRVKYGMTVPVTTAA
- a CDS encoding mechanosensitive ion channel family protein — its product is MFGLALGLARPAHAADAPAPAEPAAQPPAAIQMADIPMRADTDLRYAEGVLQRAATADPVAVLMPALDAIAKSADEKLYEFQPAQLRDLPIMRLESLERHWLFDARRLAHWQADMRQATAWYASDAAELLRRRAAWQAIKDAPGAAGLPAALADRVDMVVAQLSAAGQALSGPLSRQAELEQRANTIEEQIRAGQRSVAEAIDYVDARLLRVDSPPLWALGQTADSGENTLAMLRAGLDIEARFARDYAAAGSGNQRALHVLQVLLLPLLLWLARKSRNAIRAGVMSETAAGVLGRPLSTWLLLAMLGVLALEPDAPLMVQQVALVLAAAPVLRLLPPSSRRQLDLWPYAITALFLAERLGFLFLANTLFYRLSTVALAAAALAAILWLLARDRRQAHPPESERLVRALRAVAWGAAFLLCVSLIANLFGNVSLSEMLTSGIIGSGYFGLVLYAGVTVIITLLQLLLARQGISRFRLAREHAPPLVQLLIRLVTAAAVVGWVVYTMDRFRVLRSTYAIVTQVLSYTLAFGQISISLGNILVFVISVLIAFWAARTIRLILHDEVLTRMSLPRGVGNSIASLTYYLVLLLGLGIALSAAGFQTSQLTIVFGALGVGIGFGLQNVVNNFVSGLILMFERPIQPGDVVDISGTSGQVRDIGMRATRIKTFEGADVIVPNGTLLSDKLTNWTMLDRSRRIEASIGLAYGTEPRQVIELLDGVARQTPGIVTEPAPAVLFMGFGASTLDFSVRAWTYDFDRWIDIRSDLLTRMYDALRQAGIEIPRPQQDLHLRSVSEDAGRALAASPPPPRPPSEPG